The DNA window CGGTGCCCGTCATGGCTGTGCGTCCGGGTCTCAGGCGTCGCGGACCGTGTTGCGGAGCGTTCCGAGCCCGGCGATCTCCACCTCGACCACGTCGCCGGCCGTGAACGGGCCGACGCCCGCGGGCGTGCCGGTGAGCACGACGTCGCCGGGCAGGAGGGTGAAGGCGGCGGAGGCGTAGGCGATGATGTCGGCGACGGTGTGGACCATCTCCGACAGGTCGCCGCGCTGGCGCACCTCGCCGTTCACGCGCGACTCGATGGCCCCCGACGACGGGTCGAACTCCGTCTCGATGACGGGACCGAGCGGGCAGAACGTGTCGAAGCCCTTCGCCCGCGCCCACTGGCCGTCGCTGCGCTGCAGGTCGCGGGCGGTGACGTCGTTGGCGATCGTGTAGCCGAAGATCACCTCGTGCGCGCGCTCGGCGGCGACGTCCTTCGCGATGGAGCCGATGACCACGGCCAGCTCGCCCTCGAGATCGGTCTGCGAACTCTGCCGGGGGCGGACGATGGTGTCGCCCGGCCCGATCACCGCGGTGTTCGGCTTGAGGAAGAGCAGGGGCTCGGCCGGAGCCTCTCCCCCCATCTCGGCGGCGTGGTCGCGGTAGTTCTTGCCGACGCACACCACCTTCGACCGCGGAATCACGGGCGCGAGCAGCACGGCGTCGCCGACGGGCACGCGCTCGCCCGTCGTGTCGAACCCCGCGAAGAGCGGATCGCCTGCGAGGACGACGAACTCGCCGTCGTCGAGGATGCCGTAGCGGATGCTGTCCCGGTGACTGAAGCGTGCGATCTTCACCGCTTCACCCTATCGAGACCGCACCGCGGCGACGGCGACCTCACGCGTCGAGGCGCAGGAGCCAGCCGTGCTTGTCCTCGGCGCGCCCGTACTGGATGTCGGTGAGCTCCTGGCGCAGCTCGAGGGCGAGCGTGCCCGTGGGCTGCTCGTCGAAGAAGCCACGGCCCTTCAGCAGCCCGATGGGCGTCACCACGGCGGCCGTGCCGCACGCGAACACCTCGACGATGTCGCCGGATGCCACGCCCTCGCGCCACTCGGTGAGGGAGACGTCGCGGCCCTCGACCTTGTGGCCGCGGTCGACCGCGAGCTGGAGGATCGAGTCGCGCGTGATGCCCTCGAGGATCGAGTCGGACTGCGGGGTGACGAGCGTGCCGTCCTTGTGGACGAACACGATGTTCATGCCGCCGAGCTCCTCGACGTTGCGATCGGCGTCGAGGAAGACCACCTGATCGCACTCGTTCTCGTACGCCTCGGACTGCGGCAGCAGGCTGGCGGCGTAGTTGCCGCCCGTCTTCGCCGCTCCGGTGCCGCCCTTACCGGCGCGGGCGTAGTCCTCGCTGAGCCAGATCGACACCGGCTGCACTCCGCCCTTGAAGTAGGCGCCCGCGGGCGAGGCGATCACGTA is part of the Microbacterium lemovicicum genome and encodes:
- a CDS encoding branched-chain amino acid aminotransferase is translated as MTLIDSNPDSDLAPLEFAVTRNLAAKSPAQREEILAAPGFGVHFTDHMVDICWSVRGGWHRPRVSPYGPISLDPAAAVLHYGQEIFEGIKAYRHADGSVHTFRPDQNARRLQRSARRLALPELPAPYFIQALTELIAADGAWVPSGEDQSLYLRPFMFAKEAFLGVRPAHKVAFYVIASPAGAYFKGGVQPVSIWLSEDYARAGKGGTGAAKTGGNYAASLLPQSEAYENECDQVVFLDADRNVEELGGMNIVFVHKDGTLVTPQSDSILEGITRDSILQLAVDRGHKVEGRDVSLTEWREGVASGDIVEVFACGTAAVVTPIGLLKGRGFFDEQPTGTLALELRQELTDIQYGRAEDKHGWLLRLDA
- a CDS encoding fumarylacetoacetate hydrolase family protein, producing MKIARFSHRDSIRYGILDDGEFVVLAGDPLFAGFDTTGERVPVGDAVLLAPVIPRSKVVCVGKNYRDHAAEMGGEAPAEPLLFLKPNTAVIGPGDTIVRPRQSSQTDLEGELAVVIGSIAKDVAAERAHEVIFGYTIANDVTARDLQRSDGQWARAKGFDTFCPLGPVIETEFDPSSGAIESRVNGEVRQRGDLSEMVHTVADIIAYASAAFTLLPGDVVLTGTPAGVGPFTAGDVVEVEIAGLGTLRNTVRDA